The Ovis aries strain OAR_USU_Benz2616 breed Rambouillet chromosome 11, ARS-UI_Ramb_v3.0, whole genome shotgun sequence genome window below encodes:
- the LOC105616374 gene encoding keratin-associated protein 4-8-like: MVSSCCGSVCSDQSCGRSLCQETCCRPSCCQTTCCRTTCYRPSCGVSSCCRPVCCQPTCPRPTCCISSCSRPSCCVSSCGSSFYRPTCCISSCRPQCCQPVCCQPTCPRPTCCFSSCYRPSSCGSSCGSSCCRPTCCISSCRPRCCQSVCCQPTCPRPTCCFSSCYRPSSCGSSCGSSCCRPTCCISSCRPRCCQPVCCQPSCPRISSCCRPSCYSSSCCRPSCCLRPVCGRVSCHTTCYRPTCFISTCPRPVCCPSSCC; this comes from the coding sequence ATGGTCAGCTCCTGTTGTGGCTCCGTCTGCTCTGACCAGAGCTGCGGCCGAAGTCTCTGCCAGGAGACCTGCTGCCGCCCCAGCTGCTGCCAGACCACCTGCTGCAGGACCACCTGCTACCGCCCCAGCTGTGGTGTGTCCAGCTGCTGCCGCCCCGTCTGCTGCCAGCCCACCTGCCCTCGCCCCACCTGCTGCATCTCTAGCTGCTCCCGCCCCTCCTGCTGTGTTTCCAGCTGTGGTTCCAGCTTCTACAGGCCTACCTGCTGCATCTCCAGCTGCAGACCCCAGTGCTGCCAGCCTGTGTGCTGCCAGCCCACCTGCCCTCGCCCCACCTGCTGCTTCTCTAGCTGCTACCGCCCCTCCAGCTGTGGGTCCAGCTGTGGCTCCAGCTGCTGCAGGCCTACCTGCTGCATCTCCAGCTGCAGGCCCCGGTGTTGCCAGTCTGTGTGCTGCCAGCCCACCTGCCCTCGCCCCACCTGCTGCTTCTCTAGCTGCTACCGCCCCTCCAGCTGTGGGTCCAGCTGTGGCTCCAGCTGCTGCAGGCCTACCTGCTGCATCTCCAGCTGCAGGCCCCGGTGTTGCCAGCCTGTGTGCTGCCAGCCCAGCTGCCCCCGCATCTCCAGCTGCTGCCGCCCCTCTTGCTATAGCTCCAGCTGCTGCCGCCCGAGCTGCTGCCTGCGCCCAGTGTGTGGCCGGGTCTCCTGTCACACCACTTGCTATCGCCCCACCTGTttcatctccacctgcccccGCCCTGTGTGCTGTCCCTCCTCTTGCTGCTGA